In a single window of the Pseudomonas entomophila genome:
- a CDS encoding HlyD family efflux transporter periplasmic adaptor subunit has protein sequence MSLPPLRADLQLSAAAPGHDGAPQWTLADPLRGRYFKLGGAAVRLLQHWRLGDPQRVLAAANAEPGQAVDGQALEELLSFLGQHDLISAEDARQRDSYATKAAATRQSLWTRVLHQYLFFRIPLWRPDAFLNRTWPLLERHGGWLLRIALPLVLALGVFLVMRDWSRFIATFPHLFSLGGILAFGVALGFAKLCHEFGHAFMAKRAGCRVQSMGLAFMVLLPMFYTDVSDAWRVRDRRSRLLIDAGGVFAELVLAVLALLAWSLLPDGPARTAAFMLASATWITTLLVNLNPFMRFDGYFLVSDLWGVENLQQRAFALCRWRLREALFGYGEPAPQAWPAVMRRRLLVWGYGAWLWRAVLFFGIALAVYHLFFKVLGIFLMLVELVWFIGLPVWKELQQWWLRRGQAAPGKTLRVAGGLALLLAVLVVPWRGAVDVPAMLEASRVSALHAPVAARVKSLLVGEGQRVGQGTLLLELESPDLASRQSIVRREIDILQLLLRRQAGRSETAGDAGVLEQQLAEAVAEYRGLAAQRERLQLRAPRNGVLRDLPPDLVPGQWVSPAQTLGRIVEPGVRLRGYLAEADVWRVAAGSEGRFIADDPARPAVPVRVEQVDATGVAVLELEALASDRHGPVAVRRDGQQRAEPVQAQYGVRLSPLAEVPDVGQPVRGVVVLAGARESLLGAAWRRLAALGVRESGF, from the coding sequence GTGAGCCTGCCGCCGCTGCGGGCCGACTTGCAGCTGTCGGCGGCGGCGCCCGGCCACGACGGCGCGCCACAATGGACCCTGGCCGACCCGCTGCGGGGGCGTTATTTCAAGCTGGGTGGCGCTGCCGTGCGGCTGTTGCAGCACTGGCGCCTGGGCGACCCGCAACGGGTGCTGGCCGCCGCCAACGCCGAGCCCGGCCAGGCAGTCGATGGGCAGGCGCTGGAAGAGTTGCTGTCGTTCCTCGGCCAGCATGACCTGATCAGCGCCGAGGACGCCCGCCAGCGCGACAGCTACGCGACCAAGGCCGCCGCCACCCGGCAGAGCCTGTGGACGCGCGTGCTGCACCAGTACCTGTTCTTTCGTATTCCGCTGTGGCGCCCGGACGCCTTCCTCAACCGTACCTGGCCGCTGCTCGAGCGCCATGGCGGCTGGCTGCTGCGCATCGCCCTGCCGCTGGTGCTGGCGTTGGGCGTGTTCCTGGTGATGCGCGACTGGTCGCGCTTCATCGCCACCTTTCCGCACCTGTTCAGCCTGGGCGGCATTCTTGCCTTCGGCGTGGCGCTGGGGTTCGCCAAGCTGTGCCACGAGTTCGGCCATGCCTTCATGGCCAAGCGTGCCGGCTGCCGGGTGCAGAGCATGGGCCTGGCGTTCATGGTGCTGCTGCCGATGTTCTACACCGATGTCAGCGATGCCTGGCGAGTTCGTGACCGGCGTTCGCGGCTGCTGATCGACGCCGGTGGGGTATTCGCCGAACTGGTGCTGGCGGTGCTGGCGCTGCTGGCCTGGTCGCTGCTGCCTGATGGCCCGGCGCGCACGGCGGCGTTCATGCTGGCCAGCGCCACCTGGATCACCACGCTGCTGGTCAACCTCAACCCCTTCATGCGCTTCGACGGCTACTTCCTGGTCAGCGACCTGTGGGGCGTGGAGAACCTGCAGCAGCGCGCCTTCGCCCTGTGCCGCTGGCGCCTGCGCGAAGCGTTGTTCGGCTATGGCGAACCCGCCCCGCAAGCCTGGCCAGCCGTCATGCGCCGCCGCCTGTTGGTGTGGGGCTACGGCGCCTGGTTATGGCGCGCGGTGCTGTTCTTCGGTATCGCCCTGGCGGTGTATCACCTGTTCTTCAAGGTGCTGGGCATCTTCCTGATGCTGGTGGAGCTGGTGTGGTTCATTGGGTTGCCGGTGTGGAAGGAGTTGCAGCAGTGGTGGCTGCGCCGTGGCCAGGCGGCGCCGGGCAAGACCTTGCGGGTCGCAGGCGGGCTGGCGCTGCTGCTGGCTGTGCTGGTGGTGCCCTGGCGCGGCGCGGTGGACGTGCCGGCGATGCTCGAGGCGTCGCGTGTCAGCGCCTTGCACGCGCCGGTGGCGGCACGGGTGAAAAGCCTGCTGGTGGGCGAGGGGCAGCGGGTTGGCCAGGGTACGCTGCTGCTGGAACTGGAGTCGCCCGACCTGGCATCGCGCCAGTCCATCGTGCGTCGCGAGATCGACATCTTGCAGTTGCTGTTGCGCCGCCAGGCCGGGCGCAGCGAGACCGCAGGCGATGCCGGCGTGCTCGAACAGCAGCTGGCCGAAGCCGTGGCCGAATACCGTGGCTTGGCGGCCCAGCGTGAACGCCTGCAACTGCGTGCGCCGCGCAACGGGGTATTGCGTGACCTGCCGCCCGACCTTGTGCCCGGCCAGTGGGTCAGCCCGGCCCAGACCCTGGGGCGGATCGTCGAGCCGGGCGTGCGCCTGCGGGGTTATCTGGCCGAGGCCGACGTGTGGCGGGTGGCGGCCGGCAGTGAAGGGCGTTTTATCGCCGATGACCCGGCGCGGCCGGCAGTGCCGGTACGGGTGGAGCAGGTGGACGCCACTGGGGTGGCGGTACTGGAGCTGGAGGCGCTGGCCTCCGACCGTCATGGGCCAGTGGCCGTGCGGCGTGATGGCCAGCAGCGCGCGGAGCCGGTGCAGGCCCAGTACGGTGTGCGCTTGAGCCCGTTGGCCGAGGTGCCTGATGTGGGCCAGCCGGTGCGTGGGGTGGTGGTGCTCGCGGGCGCCCGGGAGTCGCTGCTGGGGGCCGCCTGGCGGCGGTTGGCGGCGCTGGGGGTGCGTGAGAGTGGTTTTTAG
- a CDS encoding aspartyl/asparaginyl beta-hydroxylase domain-containing protein yields the protein MTEVPLPLCSRLPLAIDLPALLPALAQVSPDAWQTHFNRDYHEGDWSGVALVTAEDAPLPLAPGLGAPKNLAWWQREMAWQTVLAPFQASLRAARLLRLGEGARIHEHRDPDLGRPGGCLRLHIPLLSPPGVEFLVDGLQVPMRPGECWFIDLSRPHRVNNPGPGERIHLVLDCAADPWLLALIEEGLARTPTLQPGRAGQAFERFRQQVAESLALATRLQALEDPRAFVAETVRLGAEQGLVFSDAEVLGAMRRGKQAWSDQWRA from the coding sequence ATGACCGAAGTCCCACTACCGTTATGTTCCCGACTCCCGCTGGCAATAGACCTGCCAGCGCTGCTACCCGCCCTGGCCCAAGTCTCCCCGGACGCCTGGCAGACGCATTTCAACCGCGACTACCACGAAGGCGACTGGAGCGGGGTGGCGCTGGTTACCGCCGAAGATGCTCCGCTGCCGCTGGCTCCAGGCCTGGGGGCGCCGAAAAACCTGGCCTGGTGGCAGCGCGAAATGGCCTGGCAAACGGTGCTGGCGCCATTCCAGGCCTCATTGCGCGCCGCCCGCCTGTTGCGCCTGGGGGAGGGGGCCAGAATCCATGAACACCGCGACCCCGACCTGGGCCGCCCTGGTGGCTGCCTGCGCCTGCACATCCCGCTGCTCAGCCCGCCCGGCGTTGAATTCCTGGTGGACGGCCTGCAGGTGCCGATGCGCCCGGGCGAGTGCTGGTTCATCGACCTGTCGCGACCTCATCGCGTCAACAACCCAGGCCCCGGTGAGCGCATCCACCTGGTGCTCGACTGCGCGGCCGACCCTTGGCTGCTGGCATTGATCGAGGAAGGCCTGGCGCGCACGCCAACCTTGCAGCCGGGCAGGGCGGGGCAGGCATTCGAGCGGTTTCGTCAGCAGGTGGCCGAGTCGCTGGCATTGGCCACACGCCTACAGGCACTGGAGGACCCTCGGGCATTCGTCGCCGAAACCGTGCGCTTGGGCGCCGAGCAAGGGCTGGTTTTTTCCGACGCAGAGGTCCTGGGCGCCATGCGCCGGGGCAAGCAGGCATGGAGCGATCAATGGCGAGCATGA
- a CDS encoding sulfotransferase family protein produces MASMNTPLDFQGWLPIRLWQGDAGWRVDWCWFGERRLTRPFFRDDADVALRLPFNQAMRRETDVQALFDWQARSPGLNPTALVFHASRCGSTLVAQLLASQARNIVLSEPPPLDNLLRAARQDPAAATWQAEALRALCSAYGQRRQGDERQLLIKLDAWNIFDAPLLTALYPDVPRVFLYRDPLEIVVSQLRQAGMHRVPGLLGASGLDSLLPAPQTMGTVEYTCRMIGEILTAGLALCERHGAIAVNYSELPDAVWGRLGSLFGIQPGEVANLRAVAAFDAKQPAMNFSADSQRKREAASDEIRAAVTRWAQQPYNALESIRLRNV; encoded by the coding sequence ATGGCGAGCATGAACACCCCGCTGGACTTCCAGGGTTGGCTGCCCATTCGCCTCTGGCAAGGCGACGCCGGCTGGCGGGTGGACTGGTGCTGGTTTGGCGAGCGGCGCCTGACCCGGCCATTCTTCCGCGACGATGCCGATGTGGCGCTGCGCCTGCCGTTCAACCAGGCCATGCGCCGCGAAACCGATGTCCAGGCGCTGTTCGACTGGCAGGCGCGTAGCCCGGGCCTGAACCCCACGGCCCTGGTGTTCCATGCCTCGCGCTGTGGTTCGACCCTGGTGGCCCAGTTGCTGGCCAGCCAGGCCCGCAACATCGTGCTGTCCGAACCCCCGCCGCTGGACAACCTGTTGCGCGCCGCGCGCCAGGACCCGGCCGCCGCAACCTGGCAAGCCGAGGCCTTGCGCGCGCTGTGCTCGGCCTATGGCCAGCGCCGCCAGGGTGACGAGCGGCAACTGCTGATCAAGCTCGACGCCTGGAACATTTTCGACGCACCGCTGCTGACGGCGCTGTATCCCGACGTGCCCCGAGTGTTTCTCTACCGCGACCCACTGGAAATCGTCGTCTCGCAACTGCGCCAGGCGGGCATGCACCGGGTGCCGGGGCTGCTCGGCGCGTCGGGCCTGGACAGCCTGCTGCCCGCCCCCCAAACCATGGGCACGGTGGAATACACCTGCCGGATGATTGGCGAAATTCTTACGGCTGGCCTAGCGTTGTGTGAACGCCACGGCGCCATCGCCGTGAACTACAGCGAATTGCCCGACGCCGTCTGGGGACGCCTCGGGTCGCTGTTCGGCATCCAGCCAGGCGAAGTGGCGAACCTGCGCGCTGTCGCGGCTTTCGATGCCAAGCAACCGGCCATGAATTTCAGCGCCGACAGCCAGCGCAAGCGCGAAGCGGCCAGCGACGAAATTCGAGCGGCGGTCACCCGTTGGGCCCAGCAGCCCTACAACGCGTTGGAATCCATACGGTTGCGAAACGTCTAG
- a CDS encoding GNAT family N-acetyltransferase has protein sequence MFTPEVNLRPIVDADRAFLRTLYGTTRAAEMALVPWPQAAIDAFLDQQFQAQHDHYQAQFAGADFLVIEVAGEPVGRAYLHWADSHVQFIDMALLPAWCGRGIGSRLLEQWLAQADADGLSAGLHVTPHNPALQLYQRLGFEVVGETGLSLKMRRAALTTAIRA, from the coding sequence ATGTTCACCCCCGAGGTTAACCTCCGTCCCATCGTGGATGCCGACCGGGCGTTCCTGCGCACACTCTATGGCACCACCCGTGCCGCCGAAATGGCCCTGGTGCCGTGGCCGCAGGCCGCCATCGATGCCTTCCTCGACCAGCAGTTCCAAGCCCAGCACGACCACTACCAGGCCCAGTTCGCCGGCGCCGACTTCCTTGTCATCGAAGTGGCGGGCGAGCCCGTCGGCCGCGCCTACCTGCACTGGGCGGACAGCCACGTGCAGTTCATCGACATGGCCCTGTTGCCCGCCTGGTGCGGGCGTGGCATCGGCAGCCGGTTGCTCGAGCAGTGGTTGGCACAAGCCGATGCCGACGGGCTCAGCGCCGGCCTGCATGTCACCCCTCACAACCCGGCCTTGCAGCTCTACCAGCGCCTCGGGTTCGAGGTGGTCGGCGAAACCGGCCTCTCTCTGAAAATGCGCCGAGCGGCGCTCACCACCGCCATTCGTGCCTGA
- a CDS encoding DUF6916 family protein: MHAMPTFDELQQATGSHFQLWVSDEQALEAQLLAVTEGQAMSPRHQRFAAEFALPVGTALPQAVFRLSPPGEEGWLLMMTPVGPDTDGRPVLEAIFHVDRSL, from the coding sequence ATGCATGCCATGCCCACGTTCGACGAACTGCAACAGGCCACCGGCAGCCACTTCCAGCTGTGGGTCAGCGACGAGCAGGCGCTCGAGGCGCAATTGCTGGCGGTGACCGAGGGCCAGGCCATGTCGCCACGCCACCAGCGCTTTGCGGCGGAATTCGCCCTGCCGGTCGGCACGGCGCTGCCGCAAGCGGTGTTCCGCCTGTCGCCACCGGGCGAGGAGGGGTGGCTGTTGATGATGACGCCGGTGGGCCCAGATACCGATGGGCGGCCGGTGCTGGAAGCGATTTTCCATGTCGACCGGTCGCTCTGA
- a CDS encoding phage tail protein: MSEPFLGQITLFAGNFAPRGWALCNGQILPIQQNAALFAILGTTYGGNGQSTFALPDLRGRGPVHAGQGIGTDNILLGEAGGVTTNTLTLANMVPQNLNIPAATVPVAIPATSGTAELDTPSNGAVLAKSVDTTGSGPEIKIYTATATNTTLKPFNITVPASTVTVQGSNLPFTNQSPYLGVNFIIALEGIFPSRN; this comes from the coding sequence ATGAGTGAGCCGTTCCTGGGTCAAATCACATTGTTCGCAGGCAACTTCGCACCTCGGGGCTGGGCCCTGTGCAATGGACAGATTCTGCCCATCCAGCAGAACGCCGCGTTGTTCGCGATCCTGGGCACCACCTACGGTGGCAATGGCCAGAGCACGTTCGCGTTGCCTGACTTGCGTGGCCGTGGCCCCGTCCATGCCGGTCAAGGGATAGGGACGGACAACATCTTGCTGGGCGAGGCGGGAGGGGTGACAACGAACACCCTGACGCTTGCGAACATGGTGCCGCAGAACTTGAACATCCCCGCCGCAACGGTGCCGGTCGCCATCCCGGCCACCAGCGGCACCGCCGAGCTGGATACGCCGTCGAACGGTGCGGTGCTGGCCAAGTCGGTCGACACCACAGGCTCGGGGCCCGAGATCAAGATCTACACCGCCACGGCCACCAACACCACGCTCAAGCCGTTCAACATCACGGTCCCGGCCAGCACGGTAACGGTCCAGGGGAGCAACCTGCCGTTCACGAACCAGAGCCCTTACCTGGGCGTCAACTTCATCATCGCGCTCGAAGGGATCTTCCCGTCCCGTAACTGA